From a region of the Pseudanabaena sp. BC1403 genome:
- the ylqF gene encoding ribosome biogenesis GTPase YlqF — translation MASPIQWYPGHIAKAEKQLLEQLKLVDVVIEVRDSRILMSSKHPKIEKWVEGKSHILVCNRIDAITSNVKTQWMRWFTEQDRMAYFTDAQAGKGMVDLLKAAQVAGEKVNERRHGRGMLPRPVRAVVVGFPNVGKSALINRLLKKRVVASSNKAGVTRQLRWIRISDQIELLDTPGVIPPLLHDQDAAMKLAICDDIGQAAYDNVLVAAEAVDLLIKLNAKLSSRYVIDPATVTSGIEYIHEVAALNKFQGDLDKVARLILYDFRKGKLGAIALEMPPQ, via the coding sequence ATGGCAAGCCCAATTCAGTGGTATCCAGGTCATATCGCCAAAGCTGAAAAGCAATTATTAGAACAACTAAAATTGGTTGATGTGGTCATTGAAGTGCGTGATTCGCGCATTTTGATGTCTAGTAAGCACCCGAAAATTGAAAAATGGGTGGAGGGAAAGTCTCATATTTTAGTATGCAATCGCATTGATGCCATCACCTCGAACGTAAAAACACAGTGGATGCGATGGTTTACCGAGCAGGATCGCATGGCGTATTTCACTGATGCTCAGGCGGGCAAAGGAATGGTGGATTTGCTCAAGGCGGCTCAAGTTGCAGGCGAGAAAGTAAATGAACGGCGGCACGGTCGGGGCATGTTGCCAAGGCCTGTACGGGCAGTTGTAGTCGGTTTCCCCAATGTCGGTAAATCGGCGCTGATTAATAGGTTGCTAAAGAAAAGGGTGGTGGCGAGTTCCAATAAAGCGGGAGTAACCCGCCAGTTGCGCTGGATTCGGATTTCTGATCAGATCGAGTTGCTCGATACCCCTGGGGTAATTCCACCTTTGCTCCATGACCAAGATGCGGCGATGAAACTTGCTATTTGTGATGATATTGGTCAGGCTGCCTACGACAATGTCTTAGTGGCAGCGGAAGCTGTGGATTTGTTGATTAAGCTCAATGCTAAGTTGAGCAGTCGTTACGTCATCGATCCTGCTACGGTAACTTCAGGGATTGAGTATATTCATGAAGTTGCGGCTTTAAATAAATTTCAAGGCGATTTAGATAAGGTTGCAAGGCTAATTTTGTATGATTTCCGTAAGGGCAAACTAGGGGCGATCGCTCTAGAAATGCCACCTCAATAA